AAGCATTGCGGGCAGGTAAGCTAAGGTGGCATTTCATTATTCTACTTCTTTTTTTCTTCCGAGACAAGTATAGCTTCTATACTTCTTTCTGAAGGAGAATTTTTTCCAAACGACGAATCTTGATTTTTGCCATGCGTTGGACAGGACTCAGTCGGAGCACTTGTCGGTAGCATTCTTTAGCATCTTTGATATTACCAATCTCGAGATAATAATCCCCGAGTTCTTCATACGCACTGAAGTCTTTTGGATTCACAGCGATATGTGCAATCAGGGTTTCTTCTTGTGCGACACTGACAGATTTTTTCTTGACAGATATTCTCTCAGGACGAACCATTGCCTCACTCACCATTGGGCGAAGAGCATCTTGTTCTTGTTCCTGTTCTACTGGAGCACTCAGCTGTATGTCCTTCACAACATCTGATTGCACATCGAGAGAAACTCTGGTATTTTCCTGTTTTTCAAAAATACGAAAACGTTCAACTCGAGATCGTCTAATCACTGGGATTTCCGTATCATTTGTCTCGATCGTATCCCCACTACCATCGGATACTTCTTCTTGTACCGATATTGGTTTCTGAAAATGTTTCTGCTTTTCTTTCAGAGACTGCGTCATATCACTTAGTGTATTGTGCATTCGAAGAGACATCACTTTGAAGCGATAGGTCATTTTTTCTAATAGATGTAGAGAAAAATGTTTTGTTCGAGAAAAAGCAATCTGCTCTCC
This DNA window, taken from Candidatus Moraniibacteriota bacterium, encodes the following:
- a CDS encoding tetratricopeptide repeat protein, whose product is MWYLIVPPIVIVLSVLFALWYLSRKGVDPVVVDKISQLESTAGEQIAFSRTKHFSLHLLEKMTYRFKVMSLRMHNTLSDMTQSLKEKQKHFQKPISVQEEVSDGSGDTIETNDTEIPVIRRSRVERFRIFEKQENTRVSLDVQSDVVKDIQLSAPVEQEQEQDALRPMVSEAMVRPERISVKKKSVSVAQEETLIAHIAVNPKDFSAYEELGDYYLEIGNIKDAKECYRQVLRLSPVQRMAKIKIRRLEKILLQKEV